The sequence GCGAATACAAATTTGCCGCCTGGCTTTAAATAGCGACTTACAATCTTTGCCCATTTGTCAAGATCTGGTAACCAGCCAATGGTGCCATAACTGGTGAATACGATATCATATTTTTTATTTAAATGTTCAGGTAGTGAATACACATCGCAACAAATAAATTCTGCTTTTACTCCGGCTTTTTCAGCGAGAAGTTTTGCGTTGTTTATGGCATTGTCCGAAAGGTCTACTCCTGTTGCCTCGGCGCCCATCCTGGCAAGTGAAAGAGTATCCTGGCCAAAATGACATTGCAGATGAAGGATACTTTTTCCACGGATATCGCCAAGAAGATTTAGTTCAACTTCTTTTAAAGACGAGTTACCGGCTAGAAATCCTTTCACATCATAAAATTCTGATTCCAGGTGGTAATCCGTTCTTCGGTTCCAGGAGTCTTTGTTTTTTTCAAGGTAATTTAATTCTTCAGACATATTAGTGGGTTTTAATATCCTCAATGGAAGTGTGCAAAAAAACTTTCAGGTTTTTAAAAAACTGAAGGTGAGCTTTTTTTAAAATGTTCGCAAAGACCATGCCTATTAGCCTATTGGCGGTGACTTCAAAATTTTCTGTAACAATAAGGTTTTTGGTTTTATCTTTTGAAAAACGGATATCAACCGTAAGAAAGATGTTTTTTTTAACGGGTGAAGTGTAGCGGATGTGTTTTCCTTTTTCAATTTCAATAACCTTTGCCGTATAGGTTGGATTATTTTTAATAAAGCCGAAAAAATAAATTTCTTCTACTATTTTGTACTCTCTGTATTCGGGTTTTTCGTCGAGGAGTTTTACCTCTGTCATAAACGGATGAATCTCACCAAACTTTTTAAAATCGAACAAACTGGCATAAACCAAATCGAAATGATCAGGTAAAGTGTGTTCTAAAGTAAAAATTGTTTTGGCTGACATCTGATTATTATTTAAACACTCTTGATGTGTTTAACAAAAATATCATTTTTTAGTTAAGTAGTCTTTGAGTATTTTAGGTTTATTAAAATGGTCCTCCTAATAAAATACAAATCCGCGCTGCTGTATGGCATCTCTCTCGCTGCATTACTTATCCTTTTAAAGCGGTTAGAATGGCATTTTTTTATTGTGAACCATGCCCTCGATCTTTATATTGGATCGATCGCCCTGGTATTTACAACGCTGGGAATATGGTTGGCAAGCAAACTTATTAATCCAAAGCCACTTATTATAGAAAAAACCGTCTATCTGGAAAACCAGGAATTTGAAGTTAATTCGTATCCCGAAGAAGAAAGAGAACCAGATATTGGAGCGCTTGAAAAATGGGGTTTAAGTAAACGCGAACTTGAAGTTCTGAATCTGATGGCAAAAGGATATAGCAACCAGGAAATAGCCGAAGCTTTATTTGTGTCATTAAATACTGTAAAAACACATTCTTCTAAAGTTTTTGAAAAATTGGATGTAAAAAGAAGGACTCAAGCCGTTGAAAAAGCTAAACGCTTGAAAATCATATGTTAGTTAAGCTGCTACTTTAGGGTGAAAGCAAGATTATAAGATAAAATCACTCGAAAGTATGAGCGAAAATTACAAGTAAGTCCTGACCTTT is a genomic window of Sphingobacteriaceae bacterium containing:
- a CDS encoding SAM-dependent methyltransferase; the protein is MSEELNYLEKNKDSWNRRTDYHLESEFYDVKGFLAGNSSLKEVELNLLGDIRGKSILHLQCHFGQDTLSLARMGAEATGVDLSDNAINNAKLLAEKAGVKAEFICCDVYSLPEHLNKKYDIVFTSYGTIGWLPDLDKWAKIVSRYLKPGGKFVFAEFHPVVWMFDDDFTKVAYNYFNAGPIIETESGTYADRNAQINKEYVGWNHPTGEVLTSLLQNGLRLLSYEEFDYSPYNCFRHTEEFEPGKFRIKHLGNKIPMIFALLAEKTRE
- a CDS encoding helix-turn-helix transcriptional regulator: MVLLIKYKSALLYGISLAALLILLKRLEWHFFIVNHALDLYIGSIALVFTTLGIWLASKLINPKPLIIEKTVYLENQEFEVNSYPEEEREPDIGALEKWGLSKRELEVLNLMAKGYSNQEIAEALFVSLNTVKTHSSKVFEKLDVKRRTQAVEKAKRLKIIC